From Salarias fasciatus chromosome 5, fSalaFa1.1, whole genome shotgun sequence, a single genomic window includes:
- the rybpb gene encoding RING1 and YY1-binding protein B has translation MGDKKSPTRPKRQAKQTADDGYWDCSVCTFRNTAEAFKCSICDVRKGTSTRKPRINSQLVAQQVAQQYPMPPPPKKERRERSERSDKERPDGDGERAIGEGRPEGERAEPVRPEGDVHEKEKSEKEQPIKEKPDREKDISPAVTKKPNSKKTRPKSENHQGPPSDKHSIQSGKSASKTNKNSHISRPKLKNVDRSTAQQLAITVGNVTVIITDFKEKTRSSSTSSSTITSGAGSEQQHQSSGSESMDKGSSRASTPKGDLSVGHDESF, from the exons ATGGGCGACAAGAAGAGCCCTACCAG GCCAAAAAGACAAGCCAAACAGACCGCGGACGACGGCTACTGGGACTGTAGCGTGTGCACCTTCAGGAACACCGCCGAGGCTTTCAAATGCAGCATCTGCGATGTGAGGAAGGGCACATCCACAAG GAAACCCAGGATCAACTCCCAGCTGGTCGCACAGCAGGTGGCCCAGCAGTATCCCATGCCTCCCCCACCCAAGAAGGAGcgaagagagaggagcgagcGTTCGGACAAGGAGCGCCCGGACGGCGACGGAGAGCGAGCCATCGGCGAGGGACGTCCGGAGGGCGAGCGTGCGGAGCCAGTCAGGCCGGAGGGAGACGTCCACGAGAAGGAGAAGAGCGAAAAGGAGCAACCCATCAAAGAGAAACCCGACAGAGAGAAGGACATCAGCCCGGCTGTCACGAAGAAACCCAACAGCAAAAAGACCAG ACCCAAATCAGAGAACCACCAGGGTCCACCCAGTGACAAACACAGCATACAGTCTGGCAAATCGGCAAGCAAGACCAACAAGAACTCTCACATTTCCAG GCCCAAGCTGAAGAACGTGGACCGGAGCACCGCGCAGCAGCTGGCCATCACCGTGGGCAACGTGACGGTGATCATAACAGACTTTAAGGAGAAGACGCGCTCCTCGTCCACGTCCTCGTCCACCATCACATCCGGCGCCGGCTCCGAACAGCAGCACCAGAGCTCCGGCTCCGAGAGCATGGACAAGGGCTCGTCACGCGCCTCCACCCCCAAAGGAGACCTGTCCGTGGGGCACGACGAGTCGTTctga